Sequence from the Thermococcus nautili genome:
CTCCGACCACCCCCTTTTAAAGGGGTGTGTTTTCTGCCGAGGTTAAAAAGATGTCGAAGAACACCCGAGGCGCCATAAATAAAAGGGAGACGGGAATCGAGGCTAACCCCAGTGTTTGTAGAGAGCCACCAGGGTTCTGAGCTGGGTGGTGGCAATTTTAATCTCGATGTACGCCTGTATCATATGGCTCAAGGCATCAACACTGTAGCCAAGCCGTATGGCCCTTTCGTAGTCGTGCTCGGCAAGACGAGCCAAGCTTAATGGGCCCTCAAGCAGGATGTCCGGGACTCGCAGCTCCTTCGCCTCGCCGTACAGTTTCTCAAAGAGCTCGCGCTGGTGGTTGTACTTGTTCCTGAACCTGTTGATAATCCTAGCCCGTCTCATGTTCTCCCTGCTGTATTTGACGACGTTCACTACGATACCGGTGGTGTTGGATATTCCGCCTACGTTAACGGCCTTAACTTCAATTACGTACGTTCCAAAGCTCAGGTTCTCAAGGGTGTAGGACGTTAACAGACCAACGTTGACCCACGTACCGTTGTTTACCCTGACCTCATAGTGGTCTATTCCAAGTTTATCCGCCCCGACCCACGTAACGGTAACGTTAACGGTATCGTTGGCGGGAATCACCGTGCCGTTCTCGGGTGAAGTTATGGTTATCCTCGGTACGCTGAGGCCGCCAATGGCGTAGAGGCTGAAGTGATTAACAACGGCCCAGACGTAGTTCTCCTCGGTGTTAACGCCTGCGTCGTAAACGAAGGGACCGTTTGGAATGGTTGAATTCACGTAGTCGGCCACGCGAACCCAGGTGCTTCCGTTCCAGTAGTAAAGGCTCAGCGTGGATTCATCTATCGTTCCTAGTTCGCTCTCGTTGTAGCGCACCTTGAGGGTGTACTTCTCAACGACGTTTTGGGTGGTGTTGTTTGATTCCACGGAGACCTTGATGTACTTAACGGGAGCAAGCGCGGTCTCGTTGGTGTCGTTGGAAGGCGATGCAACGACCAAGGAAGTGGCGTTTTCCTCGTTGAGAACGCTTTCATCTGCCGTTACGGTGGCGTTGACCGTCAGAAGGGCCCCGGTTGTGGCAGACTCGTTGACGTCCATCGTCAGCTCAAGGTCTCCACCCCCAACGGTCACATTGGAGGTCTCGTTGGTCACCACAACGTTTTCAACGATGGTTCTCTGCCCGTAGAAGACCAAGGACGTCTCCCCCACGTTTCCGGAGGAATCCACAACCGTTATCACTGCGGTGTATTTTCCAACGTACGGAACCGTGTAATCGTAGCTGTAGAATCCAGGCGAATCCCCGAGGTTCGTGGTAAAGCTGGTGCCGTTGGGGAGCACTATCGTCAAGTTAACGGCCCTGAGCGTATGGTCGTCCGTGCAGTAGAAGGAGATTGTAGTCGAGTTGCCAACGTCAACGACGGAACTGCTGAGGTTCGCCTTCAGGATTATCGGGTTCACCTCGTCCCCGCTGTACTGGTCGAGGAAGTACTCCTTCGTGTACGGGTATCCTGGGTTCCTGAAGGCAATCAATCTAAGTTGTGAGGCGTCGGGGTCGTAGCCCTCAACGACGAAGGGCCCGTTACCAACGAGGGAGTGTCCGTGCTCCAGTATAAAGGCGGAGGTCGAGGCATACCTCTCCTCTGCCTCCTCCTTGGAGACGTAGGGCTCCAGGTATTCCGGAATCGGGGCAGTACGGGCCAGGGATTCCAGCTCCCTCAGAAGGTCCTGAGAATGCTGCGGATTGAGCTGGTCAAAGTCCTCCAAATCCAGCTTGTGCTCGTTGTACGGGGGTTTGCGAATGAGCTCTTCAACGGCGTAGTAAATCTGCCAGGGAGCGAGGGGATACGGGACAAGCAGTGCCAGGCTATCAAGTTCCTGACCTGGAATTGGCACGTTGTTCTGGTACATGACAATCTGAACGGTGGTATCGTTTACCTGCTTAAACTCAACGGCTTTAATCTTATCAAGAACGCCCACGTAGTATTTGTTCGCAGGGTACAGTGAAAAGCCGTCCTGGGAGTACGTAATCTCCCACGCGAAGGACATGCTGGCTATGTAATCTGCAAGGGTCATGCGCTCTCCGTCGTGCCACGTCCCCAGCGTGCACGAGAGGGTTAACTTCACCGGCACCGTCGAGGTGTTTCCAACGGGTTTCCAGGTGTTGGTCAAGTCGTCCCATACGAGAGCATTTGCGGGAACGCTGACGTTGTACTCCGCCGAAACCGGCGAACAGTAGTTGCTAAAGACGAGGGACCTGAGGAGCCCACCGCCGTAGGTGGCGTAGGAGTCGTAAATGTTGGGGTTGGCCGGCGCCCCGAGGAGGGGGTTACTGCCTGGGTAGTAGCTACCCGTGTACAGGCCTACGCTCACCGTGCCGTCGGTCGTGTTGGCGGTTATGATTGACAGGCCGTTGAGGCCACTGCGCGGGCTCGTGGCGTAATCGTAGAGGCGGGAGGGGTTCACGGGGAAGACGTTGGTAACACGGGAAACGTAGACCCTGAAGGACTCGTAGACACCGAGGGCGGTTCCGAGCTTTATAAGGTCATCCTTCTGGGACTCATCGCTAAGGAAAACGTCCGCAGTTCCATCGCCGTCGAGGTCGACGTAACCGTTGTTTAAAAGGGCCCCGATTTCGTCGGTCGTCCAGTTGAGTATGCCCTCAAGCCTGGTTCCCGTGTAGTACTGAAGGTTCAGGGAAGTCGCCCCAGCGGTGACGTTTCCATCGCCGATTGCAGAGAGAACGTCCCCGACGGTGCTCCTCTCCGTGTTCTCTGGCGACCATTTCCAGCCGCCGAGAGCGGGTGCGTAGCCATGGCTGGAGTACATAAAGTACACGGTCCAAAGACCGCCCCCAGAACCAAGCCATCCTTCGGTGTAGTACGACCACCCGTAGGAGCGCGGGTCCGTTGAGTAAACGAGGTAGCTGGCCTCGCTTCTCGTGACTTCCTTTCTAACGACACGGAAACCGGCCTTCTCAAGCAGGTCCGCGAGGTAGTTGCCGAGCACGTTGCGCTCGTCTTCAACGCGTATAAGCCCCGTGACTTCAACGGGCCTGCCGTCGAAGTACCACGTTCCGTTCACCAGCTCAAGGGTGTGGCCCTCCTCCGCCACCTCCTGGGCCGCGGCGTTCATGGCATCGTTTATCATTATCAAAGCCTTGGCTTCGTTTCCATCGGGACTCATCCCGAGGATTGTTGGAATTGGCGCAACATCCTTGGAGTAGAAGTCAAGCCAGTCCGCAAACGGGGTGAACATCTCGTCCCCCATCCCCAAGAGGGCGGTGCGTATAAAGTAATCCCTGTTGATGAGCCAGTTTATAGCGAACCTTATCTCCCTGACCGCGAAGGGGTTGAAGTAGGGCGTTCCGTTAACGGTTATGATGTACCTGCTTCCAGGGTCGTGAACCGGGTTAAAGAGTATGTCAAAGTACTCCAGGCTGTTGGGAACCAGGGAAACGTTGGAGAGAACGTACTCAGGAATCCGGGAGACGGAGTAGGTCTGATAGCCGAAATCAACGTCTCCCTTAGAAACGGCGTACAGCAGGTCGGTGGCGTTGGCGTAACCGCCGATAAGCACGCGCTCCGGCACTGGGCCGAGGCTCGGGTTGGGGGTAAGCACGGTAAAGATGACGTCGTTGCCCAGTGAAGTGTTGACGGGGTTCTTGGCAACGGCCCTAACGTAGTACCGGGACCCAATGGAGAGCCCGTTCAACTGGAACTCGAAGGGGCCCGTTGAGTTCACGAACCTGTGTTCAGTTTGAAGGGTGGTGTTCGCCCCAACCGGACCGTACTCAAACCACACCTCCGTGAGGGCACCTCCGAGGTCAACGAGGAACCCGCGGAGTGTCACCGTTCCGTTGTTGAGAACGAGGGGAACTCCAGTGAAGACAACGGGAGTTGATGGGGCGACCAGGGGATATTCATCGGTGCTGTCGCCGGCCACAGTGTAAGGAACGTCCCCTATGCCGTCTCCGTTCAAATCAGCTCCAGCGTAGTCGCTCCAGTAGTTGCCGAGATAGTTGGTGAACTGAGAACCGGGAACGATGATGGTTCCGTTAACGTAATCGTAGGAGATTTGCTCTGGAGAATACCACCTGGCAGTGGAGTTCTCCATGATGACGTTCTGGGAGTTGTTGAAGCGATTTAGGTAGAAGACGTTGCCGGTTGAATTGTACATGTAAACGCCAGTCCAGGAACTGTTGACAACCGTGTTGTTAACAAAAGTATTGTTGTAAACCTCCCAAAGCCAGAAACCCTTCACGTTGTTGGCGATAACGTTGTTCTCAACGAGGGAATTCCTGGTGCCGTGTCTTAAAACGACTCCAACGGCTGTTTCATCCATCACGTTGTCAAAGACGTGGAGGCCACTCGAACCATCCGCCTGGAACGCACCGTTGTTGTCCCTGAAGTAGTTCCGGAACACGCTCGCACCCGTGACGTTGTAAAGCTCAAAGGCGTTGTAGCCGCTCCCAACGGCAAAACTGTCCCGAATGGTCAGATTACCGGAGTTAACGACAACCAAGGCCTGTCTTGAATTGTTGGCAAAGCTGTTCCCTCCAAGAACCACGTCAAAACTGTCCTCAACTGCTACCCCCGCGCCGTTGCCGAACACCTTATTACCTAAGATTACGCTGAGGTTCGATTTTATAAGTAGAATGCCGTTGTTTGCCCCCGTAATCGTGCTGTTGAGTATTCTCAAGCCAGGCGAGAGGTAGGCGGTTATCACCTGATAGTACGAGGAGTTTCCGTGGTTCAGGTAGCAGTTCTCCACGGTGTTGTTTGGGGAGTATTGAAGATAGATAACGTCACGGTAGGTATTGTAGATGAAGTTGCCCATGAATGTATTGTTCGGAGAATCGCTGACGTAGAATCCGTTTCCATTCGTTGAACCGTTTATCAAGTTGCCGGCGAAGAGGTTGTCATGAGAGCGTCCAACATAAACACCCGACCCTGTGCTGTTGAAAACAGTGTTGTTGGCCAGTAGCGAAGAATTAACGTTCCAAAGGAAGATACCCTCGCGACCCGAATATGAAATCGTGTTGTCAACAACAGAAACATTCTTGGTGTAAGATACGTGAATTGCCGAACCTTTTTCAATGCCCAGCGTGTTGAACCGAACAACGCTTCCAGTGGAGTTATAAAGGCCTATCCCCTCAAGAACGACTCCAACCAGCGTGTTGTTCTCAATAACGGAGTTCAAAGCTCCCTGCCCCTCAATTCCAAGTCCAATACCCGAGATGGTGTTTTTCAGAACCTTGCTGTCAACCGTGCCCCAGAGGGCAACACCCCTCCTAAAGGCCCCCTCTATCGAGTTGGAAACGACCGTAATTGACCTCGAATTCGTTAGCGGAACGCCGTATTCAACGTTCCGAAGCGTGTTGTCCGAGATTGTCACGTTGTAGGAGTTCCAGAGATGTACCCCGGACGCAGAGGGGCCCACGTAAAGCATGGCAAGATTGCTGAGAACGTCGGAGTCGGTCCACTCGTCGGAACTGTCCGATACCGCCCCAGTCCAGGGCACAGAACTGACGGCGGAGCTACCAGAACCCCCCGCAATCCACGCGATTATTGCAATGTCCCCCTGACGACCACCGAGGGCTTCCCAGGGTATCCTAACCTCCAGGGTCTTCAGTCCAGTCGTAGAATCACCGGTGTAAGCAGCAGAATATCCACTAAACCGGTCCTGATAATCGTAAATCCATGAGCCAGTGGCAACGTCGTACTTAATCAACTGCAAGCCCTCGTGAGTGCCGTTGTCGAAGGTGAGCTTGCCTCCGCTCCACCATCCATAGAGCTCGTAGTCAATGCCGTAACGCGAGTCAAAGCCAATGGAGCGGTTCCACGCATCGTTCTGCTCCCGGTATCCAATGTACCCAAACTGAGTGTATGGGTCAACGTCAATCGCAATGCCGTAAGAAACGTCCCAGCTCTCGTTGTTCCGGGTTGTCAGCGCGATGTAGAGATAGTCGGAGTCCCACGAAACGTAGAGCGACTCCAGGTTCGCACCGGGAAGACCACTGTCCGGAGCGGTGGCAAGGGGGCTTGACTGACCCCAGTCCTCAAGGGAGCCATCAATTGTCTTGGGAGTGGGCTGGAATGGGAACGAGTACAGCTCATCAACGCTGTTCCACCTGATAACGGCGTTACCAGAATCCTGAAGGGCAATGGCGTCGTACACGTTGTTCTTGATAGTGTTGTTCTCAATAACGAAGTTGGTGCTGTTTTGAATGAGTATACCCTGCACCCCACCCAGAACCGTGACGTTTCTGA
This genomic interval carries:
- a CDS encoding NosD domain-containing protein; this encodes MKKLVSLLLVAIALFAIFPPMAFVSANSPSWNHSPVVINGDSELASSDVVLGGNGTEENPYIIANWVINASGSQAGIEIRNVRAHFVIRNVTVFGSYYGIYLENVSNFVIEFSDLGNVTNDGVRVENSSRGLIVNNYFHDSGAGVVLTNFTGLGASSNIVVSNNTFENIVWYGVLLEKGLHANNTVSGNVMRNMAYGVYLRYGPEGNRILNNIIYNVNYSGIALTASHMNVVSENEVFSGRYGIQLNENASNNVLVGNYLHDTSSFGVYMWSAGSGNRILNNTIFNVTSGGVYLGYTPETEIAYNRISLVNNRGYGIGVGWGNYTVIHDNSIANATSQGVYVHDTFGGAIYGNQITNNGGEGILLVRNVFEMAVENNTLIGNQFGIYLRDNVSNVTVAGNFLDGNLYSGISLNRADKNNVSNNEIHNVLRGDGVYVWNSTLNVVTGNRIVNTGEDGIQLQFSPGNLLAGNYVEHGNILTSQGISVYESPGTVAVNNTVTKVNNGIYLFSKSHNSRIERNVVYGVGAGVVAIDSVNVSISGNAISDLLRQGLVVQNLTNFTVQSNRFLNATYNGVEVYSSSNGRLLSNVFANSSGGSLQADNSTGLVIAGNRMENTNVGVALRYGVHDSIVEDNVMVGNVKGFWLWEVYNNTFVNNTVVNSSWTGIYMYNSTGNVFYLNVFKNDQNVIADNSLAIWHSPQQISYDYVNGTIIVPGSQFTNYLGNYWSDYYGSDANGDGVGDVPYIIDSENRDDYPLGFFSNVTVLPPITIEGNEGFSAYDWLISGSGTPNDPYVLENFTVNAGDRWCGILVKDVSASFVIRNVTVLGGVQGILIQNSTNFVIENNTIKNNVYDAIALQDSGNAVIRWNSVDELYSFPFQPTPKTIDGSLEDWGQSSPLATAPDSGLPGANLESLYVSWDSDYLYIALTTRNNESWDVSYGIAIDVDPYTQFGYIGYREQNDAWNRSIGFDSRYGIDYELYGWWSGGKLTFDNGTHEGLQLIKYDVATGSWIYDYQDRFSGYSAAYTGDSTTGLKTLEVRIPWEALGGRQGDIAIIAWIAGGSGSSAVSSVPWTGAVSDSSDEWTDSDVLSNLAMLYVGPSASGVHLWNSYNVTISDNTLRNVEYGVPLTNSRSITVVSNSIEGAFRRGVALWGTVDSKVLKNTISGIGLGIEGQGALNSVIENNTLVGVVLEGIGLYNSTGSVVRFNTLGIEKGSAIHVSYTKNVSVVDNTISYSGREGIFLWNVNSSLLANNTVFNSTGSGVYVGRSHDNLFAGNLINGSTNGNGFYVSDSPNNTFMGNFIYNTYRDVIYLQYSPNNTVENCYLNHGNSSYYQVITAYLSPGLRILNSTITGANNGILLIKSNLSVILGNKVFGNGAGVAVEDSFDVVLGGNSFANNSRQALVVVNSGNLTIRDSFAVGSGYNAFELYNVTGASVFRNYFRDNNGAFQADGSSGLHVFDNVMDETAVGVVLRHGTRNSLVENNVIANNVKGFWLWEVYNNTFVNNTVVNSSWTGVYMYNSTGNVFYLNRFNNSQNVIMENSTARWYSPEQISYDYVNGTIIVPGSQFTNYLGNYWSDYAGADLNGDGIGDVPYTVAGDSTDEYPLVAPSTPVVFTGVPLVLNNGTVTLRGFLVDLGGALTEVWFEYGPVGANTTLQTEHRFVNSTGPFEFQLNGLSIGSRYYVRAVAKNPVNTSLGNDVIFTVLTPNPSLGPVPERVLIGGYANATDLLYAVSKGDVDFGYQTYSVSRIPEYVLSNVSLVPNSLEYFDILFNPVHDPGSRYIITVNGTPYFNPFAVREIRFAINWLINRDYFIRTALLGMGDEMFTPFADWLDFYSKDVAPIPTILGMSPDGNEAKALIMINDAMNAAAQEVAEEGHTLELVNGTWYFDGRPVEVTGLIRVEDERNVLGNYLADLLEKAGFRVVRKEVTRSEASYLVYSTDPRSYGWSYYTEGWLGSGGGLWTVYFMYSSHGYAPALGGWKWSPENTERSTVGDVLSAIGDGNVTAGATSLNLQYYTGTRLEGILNWTTDEIGALLNNGYVDLDGDGTADVFLSDESQKDDLIKLGTALGVYESFRVYVSRVTNVFPVNPSRLYDYATSPRSGLNGLSIITANTTDGTVSVGLYTGSYYPGSNPLLGAPANPNIYDSYATYGGGLLRSLVFSNYCSPVSAEYNVSVPANALVWDDLTNTWKPVGNTSTVPVKLTLSCTLGTWHDGERMTLADYIASMSFAWEITYSQDGFSLYPANKYYVGVLDKIKAVEFKQVNDTTVQIVMYQNNVPIPGQELDSLALLVPYPLAPWQIYYAVEELIRKPPYNEHKLDLEDFDQLNPQHSQDLLRELESLARTAPIPEYLEPYVSKEEAEERYASTSAFILEHGHSLVGNGPFVVEGYDPDASQLRLIAFRNPGYPYTKEYFLDQYSGDEVNPIILKANLSSSVVDVGNSTTISFYCTDDHTLRAVNLTIVLPNGTSFTTNLGDSPGFYSYDYTVPYVGKYTAVITVVDSSGNVGETSLVFYGQRTIVENVVVTNETSNVTVGGGDLELTMDVNESATTGALLTVNATVTADESVLNEENATSLVVASPSNDTNETALAPVKYIKVSVESNNTTQNVVEKYTLKVRYNESELGTIDESTLSLYYWNGSTWVRVADYVNSTIPNGPFVYDAGVNTEENYVWAVVNHFSLYAIGGLSVPRITITSPENGTVIPANDTVNVTVTWVGADKLGIDHYEVRVNNGTWVNVGLLTSYTLENLSFGTYVIEVKAVNVGGISNTTGIVVNVVKYSRENMRRARIINRFRNKYNHQRELFEKLYGEAKELRVPDILLEGPLSLARLAEHDYERAIRLGYSVDALSHMIQAYIEIKIATTQLRTLVALYKHWG